The Gymnogyps californianus isolate 813 chromosome 5, ASM1813914v2, whole genome shotgun sequence DNA segment ATCACATGCGCAATATACCTGGAACCTGGTCACAAGTTCTGGAGGAGAAATGTACCTTGTGatattcctttctttctgtattttttctatgtCAGGAGACAGCGGAGGAGGATAAGGCACATCTTTGTTATACTGAGAAATCTGTCCACACAGGATGATATGGCTGTTCCGATTCATCTGTTTGAGACAGCACAAAGTGAGAAAAATTACATTCCTTGGTCTCAGAAACTAAATTTTCCAGAGATGCAATAGATTATATTGCAAAATTTTCACATGGGTATCCTTACTTAGAGCCACATTTcctggaaaagagggagaattACAGGCAGTCCCATTCAACCTATGACAACATTCAAATAGATAAATGCAGGGCAATAGTGGTAAAATAAATGCTATACAGCCtatgtgtaatttaaaaaggcattaaatACAAGGAACATAAGAAATTGTTATCTTACTGTGTGCCCTTTTTGTCAGGAGAAGAGGGGTAATAGGACAAAGAAGTTTGATACAGCTGTTGGATACAGCTGTGATTTAGAGCTCCCAAAGATGGCATTGCCACCAAAGTCTCCCTGCCATGAGACAAGAGTAGTTTCACATTAACAATGAAGAGGGCTGGTCAAGAGTCTTTATGGAGGCCCAGCAGAGCCGGTCTTTTGTGAAGCCAGAAAACCAAAGCTGACAAAACACAAGACGACTACACTGACAGACAAGGTTTTTAGAATATTACCAAGTCTCCTGGCCAAAGAAGCGAGCGATGAGAAGCAGAAATTGTGTTTCTATTACTATACTGCCAGGCTAGTCCAAATGACAGACACTGATTTCAAATATCCGATTTCTCCTCAAGACCAGGATCAGCACCTAGATTAGATCAATGAAGTGGAAAGCCTGCTGTGGTGTATTGCATGCTGGTCTCTGGTATGAATTAATACAAAGCTGGGCATGCAGACACTGGAGAATGACTAGAATAAACCCAACAGCTGGTATAATCACCTGACTTATAACTGTATCACTGATGTCTCCACCAACATTGTCAAAGTAAACATCCACACCGCCTGGGCAGAGTTCACGTAGCTGCTCTGCCACATCCCCCTTCTTGTAATTGATAGCAGCATCAAACCCCATTTCTTGGACCAAAATGGAACACTTTTCATCTGTGCCAGCAATGCCCACCACTCTAGAGCAGCCCTCTAGACGGCCAATCTGCAGAtgcacagttaaaaaaaaaaaacaacaaaaaaaaacaaacagtaaagaGAAGTTACATCATTCATCTGCATAAAGGTACCAGTGGGAGAAAGGGGGCCTTAGGGGGTGTTACAGTTATCCCCCATCCCACTAAACCCCAGGCAGCAAAGTTCAGCGCATGCTCCCATCACATGTGACACAATTGCCTCTTGTCACTCCCTCCTCACACTTAGAGAAGGGGCAGGTACAATCGAAATCTGCCATCTTTCCAAACTCACTGACTACAGGAGGTTTAGTCTGTGGAGTCACCAATGACTGGCAGTACTGGAGAGCTAAATATAGTATAAAATCACCATCTGCCAAGTACCGTAACATAGCTAATAAAAGGCCAAAAAGATTGGACAATAATTGATTTAAATACATTCTTCATAGATTTGCTTATGCATTGTTTCTTCAGAGCTCCTCTTTATCAGTAAGTCTTAAGCTTGCTCAATATCAAttgtgtttgtatatatatatgtgcgtgtgtatatatatatttgtagatatgcacatacacacacacacacaaacacactgcAACAGGTTCTGCAAAGCTGAGGAGGATACAAGGGCTGTAAATCTCAAAACACAAAGGATGTCATGGAACACAACATGAAGAAGGGTTTACCACATTTTTTTACTGACTATtttctaatacagaaaaaaatgaaagtcacCAGTCAACTCGAGGACTATGTTCAAATGCCAGACTACTATATAAATATACagtaaatacatgtatttataccATCTACTTTATTTATGCTAGTGACAAGTGATCACCTTGGGACGTTTTCTCCTATCTCAGTTTCATGACACTTAAGTTTCACACCTAAAATCTTTCTCAGTGAGAGTGTGAGCCAAATCTGTGAAACTGGCCCTTCCCATGGAGTTATACCTGCTCATGTTTACAATTATTTTATCCATATGTTTACTGACCAGCATGTTTCAGAAGATAAAACTGGTAACAGAGTATGCTTGTATGTCTTAAGCCTACCTACCTGGCCAGCCAAAGAGCCGCAGGCACCAGCTGCTCCGCTCACCACCATTGTCTGATTTGCACCCACAGTCACATGTCCTTTCTCCTTTATACCTAACAGGGCTGTCAGTCCTGTGATGCCAGCTGCACCAAGAAAGTAGGAAAGGCGTCCATTTACAAGTTGTGGAACAagctacaaaacagaaatgcgTGGTGgtgttcatttctttttaaggtgAGGTTTTGCTGTTTGCTATTTAATTGTCTGAGGATAGAAGACTAACTCAGGATATTTACCAGGCAAGGTACAACTGCTAGGGACAAGCTAGGTACAAACTAGCTCTACCCTAATAACAAGTTTATACGAAATCAAACGAAGATTATATTTCCATAGTTttagaaaaagtttttaaacaaagtcaCTCAGAAAAACTTAAATTATGGAAGTGTCAAAAAGTGTCAAAAGTTGGGAGATAAGAAGTTTCCAGCAATGGTGAACTATCCGTATGTTAGCATAAAGGATAAAATAGCACCACTTTATAAAATATTGTGATTGCAGATCTGTGGCAAAGGGTCCTAAAGAAAGGAGTTTATTGGAAAGTATACATTCTTAAACTACAataattttctgtgttacaAGGGGATGATCAAAACAATATCCCTAATG contains these protein-coding regions:
- the PTGR2 gene encoding prostaglandin reductase 2 isoform X2, which encodes MNEDTGSDYLLPWQLSEVADGGGIGVVEESKHDNLAKGDFVTSFNWPWQTVAILDGSLLQKLVPQLVNGRLSYFLGAAGITGLTALLGIKEKGHVTVGANQTMVVSGAAGACGSLAGQIGRLEGCSRVVGIAGTDEKCSILVQEMGFDAAINYKKGDVAEQLRELCPGGVDVYFDNVGGDISDTVISQMNRNSHIILCGQISQYNKDVPYPPPLSPDIEKIQKERNITRERFLVLNYMDKQEASILQLCQWIQEGKLKVRETVAEGLANIGAAFQSMMNGGNIGKQIVSVSK